A single region of the Cyclopterus lumpus isolate fCycLum1 chromosome 16, fCycLum1.pri, whole genome shotgun sequence genome encodes:
- the map7d1a gene encoding MAP7 domain-containing protein 1a isoform X2, with the protein MNKRTDMEEHTLPGSKPSHSALNTNPTRPDPEGESSPPKTDNTERMVSPAKKNTDWRLTTPTKSDVISRSPGSPASPIPRLKSGKDTIKAEERQKLAKERREEKAKYLEELSLLQAAKKSQWLEKEEKARQLREQQLEERRRKLEEQRIKAEKRRATLEERQRQKLEKNKERYENAIHRSTKKTWAEIRQQRWSWAGGLSQNSSQKEGRCSVSTVNLPKHVDSVINKRLSKSSATLWNSPSRTARGLALSPWESSIVDRLMTPTLSFLARSRSAASVLTNGKDGYSPLCPRSASASPLTPQPHHRCSDRWRVTSSTPDITQRQHRRSSTPMDKNKKEKKDKERENEKEKIALSKEKVLKKRQSLPSMRHRPDPSPSPLSRPRPSSPAVPKGRTASPSPAASPRPPSARGSPSTPKGRPKRARTPGRIDHRTSSPIPLERVKEPRRPATPEQRKIASAHPSSTTVTTTAASPSPEPVHSAPSVAASSPSPSPSAKPMAGTNNPEEAARILAEKRRQAREQRERDEQERREQEEKERILREERIAREAEERRLREEEAQAMAEEQRRRDEAQRLQDEKEAEERAKAEQEENLRLQKQKEEAEAKAREEAEKQRLEREKHFLKEEQERLERKRRLDEIMKRTRKTDGGDKKETKSSPLTNVNDKEAESSKASADYQPKPEINLPNNVQEYGQTSVKESSPSVPVVNGFQPTRHENGLSTKEDTAHFGDIIHLANNGHTSNGARDKSESSMATEPILTFESEESFMKKAGPMKPQHVAEVL; encoded by the exons CTTCCCACTCGGCTCTGAACACAAACCCGACGAGGCCTGACCCGGAGGGGGAGAGCAGCCCCCCGAAGACGGATAACACTGAGAGAATGGTGTCTCCAGCTAAGAAAAACACAGATTGGAGATTGACAACCCCCACAAAGTCTGACGTCATTTCCcggtcacctgggtcacctgcaTCACCTATCCCCAGGTTGAAAAGTggtaaag ACACCATAAAAGCAGAGGAGAGGCAGAAGCTTgccaaggagaggagagaggaaaaggccAAATATCTTG AAGAGCTCAGCTTGTTACAAG CTGCTAAAAAGAGCCAGtggctggagaaggaggagaaggccCGGCAGCTGAGGGAACAGCAGTTGGAGGAGCGccgcaggaagctggaggaacAGCGGATCAAGGCGGAGAAACGGCGGGCCACCctggaggagaggcagagacagaaaCTGGAGAAGAATAAA GAACGCTACGAGAACGCCATCCACAGGTCAACCAAGAAAACGTGGGCAGAAATCCGCCAGCAAAGGTGGTCCTGGGCTGGTGGCCTAAGCCAGAACTCCAGCCAGAAAGAAG GCAGATGCTCTGTGTCAACGGTCAACCTGCCCAAACACGTGGACTCTGTTATAAACAAGCGACTGTCCAAGTCCTCTGCTACGCTCTGGAACTCCCCCAGCAGAA CAGCCCGTGGCCTTGCACTGAGTCCATGGGAGAGCAGTATAGTCGACCGGCTGATGACGCCAACGCTGTCTTTCCTCGCGAGGAGCCGCAGTGCTGCCAGTGTCCTCACCAATGGCAAAGATGGTT actctcctctctgcccccgTTCGGCCTCAGCCAGTCCCCTCACCCCTCAGCCCCACCACCGCTGCTCCGACCGCTGGAGAGTGACGTCCAGCACACCCGACATCACCCAGCGGCAACACAGACGGAGCTCCACACCC ATGGAtaaaaacaagaaggaaaagaaagacaaggaacgggagaatgaaaaggagaagattGCCCTCAGTAAAGAGAAGGTGCTGAAGAAGAGACAGTCTCTACCCAGTATGAGACACCGACCAGATCCAAG tCCGAGTCCTTTATCAAGACCACGACCGTCATCCCCAGCTGTGCCCAAGGGTAGAACTGCCTCCCCCAGCCCTGCTGCCTCCCCCAGGCCTCCATCCGCACGTGGAAGCCCGTCAACTCCAAAAGGACGACCGAAAAGAGCCAGGACCCCTGGCAGGATAGACCACCGCacctcctcccccatccccctcGAAAGAGTAAAGGAGCCTCGCAGGCCCGCAACTCCCGaacagagaaaga TTGCCTCGGCCCATCCCTCGAGCACGACCGTTACAACCACTGCAGCCTCCCCCTCGCCTGAGCCGGTCCACTCGGCTCCTTCTGTTGCTGCTTCGTCACCGTCGCCGTCACCGTCGGCCAAGCCCATGGCGGGCACCAACAACCCAGAGGAGGCCGCTCGCATCCTGGCAGAGAAGCGCCGACAGGCCcgggagcagagggagagggacgaGCAGGAGCGCCGcgaacaggaggagaaggagag GATCCTGAGAGAGGAGCGAATAGCtcgggaggcagaggagaggcgacttagggaggaggaggcacaggCCATGGccgaggagcagaggaggagggacgaaGCCCAGCGCCTGCAGGACGAGAaggaggccgaggagagagccaAAGCCGAGCAGGAGGAGAACCTGCGCCTACAAAAACAG AAGGAAGAGGCTGAGGCTAAAGCCCGGGAGGAGGCGGAGAAGCAGCGtctggagagggagaaacacttcctgaaggaggagcaggagaggctggagaggaAAAGG CGTCTGGACGAGATCATGAAGAGGACACGCAAGACGGACGGAGGCGACAAG AAAGAGACCAAGTCCTCCCCTCTCACAAACGTCAatgacaaagaggcagagagcaGCAAAG CATCTGCTGATTATCAGCCAAAGCCAGAGATCAATCTGCCCAATAACGTGCAAGAATATGGACAGACGAGCGTCAAAGAAAG CAGCCCCTCAGTCCCAGTGGTCAACGGGTTCCAGCCCACGAGACATGAAAACGGTCTATCCACTAAAGAAGACACTGCCCACTTTGGAGATATCATCCATCTCGCAAATAACGGCCACACCAGCAACGGAGCACGGGATAAGTCCGAGAGCAGCATGGCCACCGAGCCGATCCTCACGTTTGAGAGTGAGGAGTCGTTCATGAAAAAGGCAGGCCCCATGAAGCCTCAGCATGTTGCAG AGGTCCTGTGA
- the map7d1a gene encoding MAP7 domain-containing protein 1a isoform X1: MNKRTDMEEHTLPGSKPSHSALNTNPTRPDPEGESSPPKTDNTERMVSPAKKNTDWRLTTPTKSDVISRSPGSPASPIPRLKSGKDTIKAEERQKLAKERREEKAKYLEELSLLQAAKKSQWLEKEEKARQLREQQLEERRRKLEEQRIKAEKRRATLEERQRQKLEKNKERYENAIHRSTKKTWAEIRQQRWSWAGGLSQNSSQKEGRCSVSTVNLPKHVDSVINKRLSKSSATLWNSPSRTARGLALSPWESSIVDRLMTPTLSFLARSRSAASVLTNGKDGYSPLCPRSASASPLTPQPHHRCSDRWRVTSSTPDITQRQHRRSSTPMDKNKKEKKDKERENEKEKIALSKEKVLKKRQSLPSMRHRPDPSPSPLSRPRPSSPAVPKGRTASPSPAASPRPPSARGSPSTPKGRPKRARTPGRIDHRTSSPIPLERVKEPRRPATPEQRKIASAHPSSTTVTTTAASPSPEPVHSAPSVAASSPSPSPSAKPMAGTNNPEEAARILAEKRRQAREQRERDEQERREQEEKERILREERIAREAEERRLREEEAQAMAEEQRRRDEAQRLQDEKEAEERAKAEQEENLRLQKQKEEAEAKAREEAEKQRLEREKHFLKEEQERLERKRRLDEIMKRTRKTDGGDKKETKSSPLTNVNDKEAESSKASADYQPKPEINLPNNVQEYGQTSVKESSPSVPVVNGFQPTRHENGLSTKEDTAHFGDIIHLANNGHTSNGARDKSESSMATEPILTFESEESFMKKAGPMKPQHVAAAPLTWA, encoded by the exons CTTCCCACTCGGCTCTGAACACAAACCCGACGAGGCCTGACCCGGAGGGGGAGAGCAGCCCCCCGAAGACGGATAACACTGAGAGAATGGTGTCTCCAGCTAAGAAAAACACAGATTGGAGATTGACAACCCCCACAAAGTCTGACGTCATTTCCcggtcacctgggtcacctgcaTCACCTATCCCCAGGTTGAAAAGTggtaaag ACACCATAAAAGCAGAGGAGAGGCAGAAGCTTgccaaggagaggagagaggaaaaggccAAATATCTTG AAGAGCTCAGCTTGTTACAAG CTGCTAAAAAGAGCCAGtggctggagaaggaggagaaggccCGGCAGCTGAGGGAACAGCAGTTGGAGGAGCGccgcaggaagctggaggaacAGCGGATCAAGGCGGAGAAACGGCGGGCCACCctggaggagaggcagagacagaaaCTGGAGAAGAATAAA GAACGCTACGAGAACGCCATCCACAGGTCAACCAAGAAAACGTGGGCAGAAATCCGCCAGCAAAGGTGGTCCTGGGCTGGTGGCCTAAGCCAGAACTCCAGCCAGAAAGAAG GCAGATGCTCTGTGTCAACGGTCAACCTGCCCAAACACGTGGACTCTGTTATAAACAAGCGACTGTCCAAGTCCTCTGCTACGCTCTGGAACTCCCCCAGCAGAA CAGCCCGTGGCCTTGCACTGAGTCCATGGGAGAGCAGTATAGTCGACCGGCTGATGACGCCAACGCTGTCTTTCCTCGCGAGGAGCCGCAGTGCTGCCAGTGTCCTCACCAATGGCAAAGATGGTT actctcctctctgcccccgTTCGGCCTCAGCCAGTCCCCTCACCCCTCAGCCCCACCACCGCTGCTCCGACCGCTGGAGAGTGACGTCCAGCACACCCGACATCACCCAGCGGCAACACAGACGGAGCTCCACACCC ATGGAtaaaaacaagaaggaaaagaaagacaaggaacgggagaatgaaaaggagaagattGCCCTCAGTAAAGAGAAGGTGCTGAAGAAGAGACAGTCTCTACCCAGTATGAGACACCGACCAGATCCAAG tCCGAGTCCTTTATCAAGACCACGACCGTCATCCCCAGCTGTGCCCAAGGGTAGAACTGCCTCCCCCAGCCCTGCTGCCTCCCCCAGGCCTCCATCCGCACGTGGAAGCCCGTCAACTCCAAAAGGACGACCGAAAAGAGCCAGGACCCCTGGCAGGATAGACCACCGCacctcctcccccatccccctcGAAAGAGTAAAGGAGCCTCGCAGGCCCGCAACTCCCGaacagagaaaga TTGCCTCGGCCCATCCCTCGAGCACGACCGTTACAACCACTGCAGCCTCCCCCTCGCCTGAGCCGGTCCACTCGGCTCCTTCTGTTGCTGCTTCGTCACCGTCGCCGTCACCGTCGGCCAAGCCCATGGCGGGCACCAACAACCCAGAGGAGGCCGCTCGCATCCTGGCAGAGAAGCGCCGACAGGCCcgggagcagagggagagggacgaGCAGGAGCGCCGcgaacaggaggagaaggagag GATCCTGAGAGAGGAGCGAATAGCtcgggaggcagaggagaggcgacttagggaggaggaggcacaggCCATGGccgaggagcagaggaggagggacgaaGCCCAGCGCCTGCAGGACGAGAaggaggccgaggagagagccaAAGCCGAGCAGGAGGAGAACCTGCGCCTACAAAAACAG AAGGAAGAGGCTGAGGCTAAAGCCCGGGAGGAGGCGGAGAAGCAGCGtctggagagggagaaacacttcctgaaggaggagcaggagaggctggagaggaAAAGG CGTCTGGACGAGATCATGAAGAGGACACGCAAGACGGACGGAGGCGACAAG AAAGAGACCAAGTCCTCCCCTCTCACAAACGTCAatgacaaagaggcagagagcaGCAAAG CATCTGCTGATTATCAGCCAAAGCCAGAGATCAATCTGCCCAATAACGTGCAAGAATATGGACAGACGAGCGTCAAAGAAAG CAGCCCCTCAGTCCCAGTGGTCAACGGGTTCCAGCCCACGAGACATGAAAACGGTCTATCCACTAAAGAAGACACTGCCCACTTTGGAGATATCATCCATCTCGCAAATAACGGCCACACCAGCAACGGAGCACGGGATAAGTCCGAGAGCAGCATGGCCACCGAGCCGATCCTCACGTTTGAGAGTGAGGAGTCGTTCATGAAAAAGGCAGGCCCCATGAAGCCTCAGCATGTTGCAG CAGCTCCACTGACTTGGGCCTGA
- the map7d1a gene encoding MAP7 domain-containing protein 1a isoform X5, with amino-acid sequence MNKRTDMEEHTLPGSKPSHSALNTNPTRPDPEGESSPPKTDNTERMVSPAKKNTDWRLTTPTKSDVISRSPGSPASPIPRLKSGKDTIKAEERQKLAKERREEKAKYLEELSLLQAAKKSQWLEKEEKARQLREQQLEERRRKLEEQRIKAEKRRATLEERQRQKLEKNKERYENAIHRSTKKTWAEIRQQRWSWAGGLSQNSSQKEAARGLALSPWESSIVDRLMTPTLSFLARSRSAASVLTNGKDGYSPLCPRSASASPLTPQPHHRCSDRWRVTSSTPDITQRQHRRSSTPMDKNKKEKKDKERENEKEKIALSKEKVLKKRQSLPSMRHRPDPSPSPLSRPRPSSPAVPKGRTASPSPAASPRPPSARGSPSTPKGRPKRARTPGRIDHRTSSPIPLERVKEPRRPATPEQRKIASAHPSSTTVTTTAASPSPEPVHSAPSVAASSPSPSPSAKPMAGTNNPEEAARILAEKRRQAREQRERDEQERREQEEKERILREERIAREAEERRLREEEAQAMAEEQRRRDEAQRLQDEKEAEERAKAEQEENLRLQKQKEEAEAKAREEAEKQRLEREKHFLKEEQERLERKRRLDEIMKRTRKTDGGDKKETKSSPLTNVNDKEAESSKASADYQPKPEINLPNNVQEYGQTSVKESSPSVPVVNGFQPTRHENGLSTKEDTAHFGDIIHLANNGHTSNGARDKSESSMATEPILTFESEESFMKKAGPMKPQHVAEVL; translated from the exons CTTCCCACTCGGCTCTGAACACAAACCCGACGAGGCCTGACCCGGAGGGGGAGAGCAGCCCCCCGAAGACGGATAACACTGAGAGAATGGTGTCTCCAGCTAAGAAAAACACAGATTGGAGATTGACAACCCCCACAAAGTCTGACGTCATTTCCcggtcacctgggtcacctgcaTCACCTATCCCCAGGTTGAAAAGTggtaaag ACACCATAAAAGCAGAGGAGAGGCAGAAGCTTgccaaggagaggagagaggaaaaggccAAATATCTTG AAGAGCTCAGCTTGTTACAAG CTGCTAAAAAGAGCCAGtggctggagaaggaggagaaggccCGGCAGCTGAGGGAACAGCAGTTGGAGGAGCGccgcaggaagctggaggaacAGCGGATCAAGGCGGAGAAACGGCGGGCCACCctggaggagaggcagagacagaaaCTGGAGAAGAATAAA GAACGCTACGAGAACGCCATCCACAGGTCAACCAAGAAAACGTGGGCAGAAATCCGCCAGCAAAGGTGGTCCTGGGCTGGTGGCCTAAGCCAGAACTCCAGCCAGAAAGAAG CAGCCCGTGGCCTTGCACTGAGTCCATGGGAGAGCAGTATAGTCGACCGGCTGATGACGCCAACGCTGTCTTTCCTCGCGAGGAGCCGCAGTGCTGCCAGTGTCCTCACCAATGGCAAAGATGGTT actctcctctctgcccccgTTCGGCCTCAGCCAGTCCCCTCACCCCTCAGCCCCACCACCGCTGCTCCGACCGCTGGAGAGTGACGTCCAGCACACCCGACATCACCCAGCGGCAACACAGACGGAGCTCCACACCC ATGGAtaaaaacaagaaggaaaagaaagacaaggaacgggagaatgaaaaggagaagattGCCCTCAGTAAAGAGAAGGTGCTGAAGAAGAGACAGTCTCTACCCAGTATGAGACACCGACCAGATCCAAG tCCGAGTCCTTTATCAAGACCACGACCGTCATCCCCAGCTGTGCCCAAGGGTAGAACTGCCTCCCCCAGCCCTGCTGCCTCCCCCAGGCCTCCATCCGCACGTGGAAGCCCGTCAACTCCAAAAGGACGACCGAAAAGAGCCAGGACCCCTGGCAGGATAGACCACCGCacctcctcccccatccccctcGAAAGAGTAAAGGAGCCTCGCAGGCCCGCAACTCCCGaacagagaaaga TTGCCTCGGCCCATCCCTCGAGCACGACCGTTACAACCACTGCAGCCTCCCCCTCGCCTGAGCCGGTCCACTCGGCTCCTTCTGTTGCTGCTTCGTCACCGTCGCCGTCACCGTCGGCCAAGCCCATGGCGGGCACCAACAACCCAGAGGAGGCCGCTCGCATCCTGGCAGAGAAGCGCCGACAGGCCcgggagcagagggagagggacgaGCAGGAGCGCCGcgaacaggaggagaaggagag GATCCTGAGAGAGGAGCGAATAGCtcgggaggcagaggagaggcgacttagggaggaggaggcacaggCCATGGccgaggagcagaggaggagggacgaaGCCCAGCGCCTGCAGGACGAGAaggaggccgaggagagagccaAAGCCGAGCAGGAGGAGAACCTGCGCCTACAAAAACAG AAGGAAGAGGCTGAGGCTAAAGCCCGGGAGGAGGCGGAGAAGCAGCGtctggagagggagaaacacttcctgaaggaggagcaggagaggctggagaggaAAAGG CGTCTGGACGAGATCATGAAGAGGACACGCAAGACGGACGGAGGCGACAAG AAAGAGACCAAGTCCTCCCCTCTCACAAACGTCAatgacaaagaggcagagagcaGCAAAG CATCTGCTGATTATCAGCCAAAGCCAGAGATCAATCTGCCCAATAACGTGCAAGAATATGGACAGACGAGCGTCAAAGAAAG CAGCCCCTCAGTCCCAGTGGTCAACGGGTTCCAGCCCACGAGACATGAAAACGGTCTATCCACTAAAGAAGACACTGCCCACTTTGGAGATATCATCCATCTCGCAAATAACGGCCACACCAGCAACGGAGCACGGGATAAGTCCGAGAGCAGCATGGCCACCGAGCCGATCCTCACGTTTGAGAGTGAGGAGTCGTTCATGAAAAAGGCAGGCCCCATGAAGCCTCAGCATGTTGCAG AGGTCCTGTGA
- the map7d1a gene encoding MAP7 domain-containing protein 1a isoform X6 has product MNKRTDMEEHTLPGSKPSHSALNTNPTRPDPEGESSPPKTDNTERMVSPAKKNTDWRLTTPTKSDVISRSPGSPASPIPRLKSGKDTIKAEERQKLAKERREEKAKYLAAKKSQWLEKEEKARQLREQQLEERRRKLEEQRIKAEKRRATLEERQRQKLEKNKERYENAIHRSTKKTWAEIRQQRWSWAGGLSQNSSQKEAARGLALSPWESSIVDRLMTPTLSFLARSRSAASVLTNGKDGYSPLCPRSASASPLTPQPHHRCSDRWRVTSSTPDITQRQHRRSSTPMDKNKKEKKDKERENEKEKIALSKEKVLKKRQSLPSMRHRPDPSPSPLSRPRPSSPAVPKGRTASPSPAASPRPPSARGSPSTPKGRPKRARTPGRIDHRTSSPIPLERVKEPRRPATPEQRKIASAHPSSTTVTTTAASPSPEPVHSAPSVAASSPSPSPSAKPMAGTNNPEEAARILAEKRRQAREQRERDEQERREQEEKERILREERIAREAEERRLREEEAQAMAEEQRRRDEAQRLQDEKEAEERAKAEQEENLRLQKQKEEAEAKAREEAEKQRLEREKHFLKEEQERLERKRRLDEIMKRTRKTDGGDKKETKSSPLTNVNDKEAESSKASADYQPKPEINLPNNVQEYGQTSVKESSPSVPVVNGFQPTRHENGLSTKEDTAHFGDIIHLANNGHTSNGARDKSESSMATEPILTFESEESFMKKAGPMKPQHVAEVL; this is encoded by the exons CTTCCCACTCGGCTCTGAACACAAACCCGACGAGGCCTGACCCGGAGGGGGAGAGCAGCCCCCCGAAGACGGATAACACTGAGAGAATGGTGTCTCCAGCTAAGAAAAACACAGATTGGAGATTGACAACCCCCACAAAGTCTGACGTCATTTCCcggtcacctgggtcacctgcaTCACCTATCCCCAGGTTGAAAAGTggtaaag ACACCATAAAAGCAGAGGAGAGGCAGAAGCTTgccaaggagaggagagaggaaaaggccAAATATCTTG CTGCTAAAAAGAGCCAGtggctggagaaggaggagaaggccCGGCAGCTGAGGGAACAGCAGTTGGAGGAGCGccgcaggaagctggaggaacAGCGGATCAAGGCGGAGAAACGGCGGGCCACCctggaggagaggcagagacagaaaCTGGAGAAGAATAAA GAACGCTACGAGAACGCCATCCACAGGTCAACCAAGAAAACGTGGGCAGAAATCCGCCAGCAAAGGTGGTCCTGGGCTGGTGGCCTAAGCCAGAACTCCAGCCAGAAAGAAG CAGCCCGTGGCCTTGCACTGAGTCCATGGGAGAGCAGTATAGTCGACCGGCTGATGACGCCAACGCTGTCTTTCCTCGCGAGGAGCCGCAGTGCTGCCAGTGTCCTCACCAATGGCAAAGATGGTT actctcctctctgcccccgTTCGGCCTCAGCCAGTCCCCTCACCCCTCAGCCCCACCACCGCTGCTCCGACCGCTGGAGAGTGACGTCCAGCACACCCGACATCACCCAGCGGCAACACAGACGGAGCTCCACACCC ATGGAtaaaaacaagaaggaaaagaaagacaaggaacgggagaatgaaaaggagaagattGCCCTCAGTAAAGAGAAGGTGCTGAAGAAGAGACAGTCTCTACCCAGTATGAGACACCGACCAGATCCAAG tCCGAGTCCTTTATCAAGACCACGACCGTCATCCCCAGCTGTGCCCAAGGGTAGAACTGCCTCCCCCAGCCCTGCTGCCTCCCCCAGGCCTCCATCCGCACGTGGAAGCCCGTCAACTCCAAAAGGACGACCGAAAAGAGCCAGGACCCCTGGCAGGATAGACCACCGCacctcctcccccatccccctcGAAAGAGTAAAGGAGCCTCGCAGGCCCGCAACTCCCGaacagagaaaga TTGCCTCGGCCCATCCCTCGAGCACGACCGTTACAACCACTGCAGCCTCCCCCTCGCCTGAGCCGGTCCACTCGGCTCCTTCTGTTGCTGCTTCGTCACCGTCGCCGTCACCGTCGGCCAAGCCCATGGCGGGCACCAACAACCCAGAGGAGGCCGCTCGCATCCTGGCAGAGAAGCGCCGACAGGCCcgggagcagagggagagggacgaGCAGGAGCGCCGcgaacaggaggagaaggagag GATCCTGAGAGAGGAGCGAATAGCtcgggaggcagaggagaggcgacttagggaggaggaggcacaggCCATGGccgaggagcagaggaggagggacgaaGCCCAGCGCCTGCAGGACGAGAaggaggccgaggagagagccaAAGCCGAGCAGGAGGAGAACCTGCGCCTACAAAAACAG AAGGAAGAGGCTGAGGCTAAAGCCCGGGAGGAGGCGGAGAAGCAGCGtctggagagggagaaacacttcctgaaggaggagcaggagaggctggagaggaAAAGG CGTCTGGACGAGATCATGAAGAGGACACGCAAGACGGACGGAGGCGACAAG AAAGAGACCAAGTCCTCCCCTCTCACAAACGTCAatgacaaagaggcagagagcaGCAAAG CATCTGCTGATTATCAGCCAAAGCCAGAGATCAATCTGCCCAATAACGTGCAAGAATATGGACAGACGAGCGTCAAAGAAAG CAGCCCCTCAGTCCCAGTGGTCAACGGGTTCCAGCCCACGAGACATGAAAACGGTCTATCCACTAAAGAAGACACTGCCCACTTTGGAGATATCATCCATCTCGCAAATAACGGCCACACCAGCAACGGAGCACGGGATAAGTCCGAGAGCAGCATGGCCACCGAGCCGATCCTCACGTTTGAGAGTGAGGAGTCGTTCATGAAAAAGGCAGGCCCCATGAAGCCTCAGCATGTTGCAG AGGTCCTGTGA